One segment of Cydia amplana chromosome 16, ilCydAmpl1.1, whole genome shotgun sequence DNA contains the following:
- the LOC134655418 gene encoding leptin receptor gene-related protein has product MAGIKGLIALAFAGSIGMTMVILACALPQYRLWWPFFVVLFYVLCPIPTMIARRHTDSTAGGNSPCMETAVFLTMGLIVSSFGLPIVLAHVGTIAAGACYLTLAGNVIVYLTILGFFTIFDMEDSDYAMW; this is encoded by the exons ATGGCAGGAATTAAAG GGTTGATAGCTCTGGCTTTTGCTGGCTCCATTGGTATGACCATGGTCATACTAGCGTGTGCCTTACCGcaatatag ACTATGGTGGCCATTTTTCGTAGTCCTATTTTATGTGCTGTGTCCCATCCCAACGATGATAGCAcgcagacatacagacagcacTGCGGGTGGTAATTCACCCTGCATGGAGACAGCAGTCTTTCTGACCATGGGCCTGATTGTCAGTTCGTTTGGTCTACCCATTGTGCTTGCACATGTTGGCACT ATCGCAGCGGGAGCATGCTACTTGACCCTGGCAGGCAACGTCATAGTGTACCTGACCATTCTCGGATTCTTCACAATCTTCGACATGGAGGACTCAGATTATGCAATGTGGTGA
- the LOC134655412 gene encoding DNA-directed RNA polymerases I, II, and III subunit RPABC1 produces the protein MDDDAETYKLWRIRKTVMQLCHDRGYLVTQDELDQTLDQFKEQFGDKPSEKRPARSDLIVLVAHNDDPTDQMFVFFPDEPKIGIKTIKTYCTRMQEENIHRAIVVVQAGMTPSAKQSLVDMAPKYILEQFLESELLINITEHELVPEHIVLTPDEKQELLARYKLKENMLMRIQAGDPVARYFGLKRGQVVKIIRSSETAGRYISYRLVC, from the exons ATGGATGATGATGCGGAAACCTACAAATTATGGCGTATACGAAAAACTGTAATGCAA TTGTGCCACGACCGTGGATACTTGGTTACACAAGATGAATTGGATCAAACCCTCGATCAGTTTAAAGAGCAGTTTGGTGATAAACCCAG TGAAAAGCGGCCAGCTCGGAGTGATCTGATTGTGCTGGTGGCCCACAATGATGACCCCACTGACCAGATGTTTGTGTTCTTCCCCGACGAACCCAAGATTGGCATCAAGACAATCAAGACTTACTGTACTAGGATGCAGGAAGAGAATATCCACAGAGCCATCGTGGTGGTGCAAGCAG GAATGACCCCATCAGCCAAGCAGTCGCTAGTGGACATGGCTCCCAAGTACATTCTCGAGCAGTTCCTTGAGTCGGAGCTGCTCATCAACATCACTGAGCATGAGCTGGTCCCGGAGCATATTGTGCTCACCCCGGATGAGAAGCAGGAGCTGCTGGCGAGATA TAAATTGAAAGAGAACATGTTAATGAGAATACAGGCTGGTGATCCCGTCGCACGGTACTTCGGGTTGAAGAGAGGGCAG GTAGTGAAAATCATCCGATCTTCAGAAACAGCGGGAAGATACATTTCCTATAGATTAGTTTGTTAg
- the LOC134655284 gene encoding actin-related protein 3 — translation MGDHLPACVIDVGTGYTKLGFAGNKEPQFIIPSAIAIKETAKVGDQSTRRMTKAVEDLDFFIGDEAFDATGYSVKYPVRHGLVEDWDLMERYIEQCIFKYLRAEPEDHHFLLTEPPLNTPENREYLAEIMFESFNVPGLYIAVQAVLALAASWKSRTSAERTFTGIVVDSGDGVTHIVPVAEGYVIGSCIKHIPIAGRNITSFIQSLLREREVGIPPEQSLETAKAIKERYSYICPDIAKEFAKYDSDPAKWMKKYTGTNAITKNPFSVDVGYERFLGPEIFFHPEFSNADFTVPLNEMVDDVIQNCPIDVRRGLYGNIVLSGGSTMFRDFGRRLQRDIKRTVDARLKLSTMLSEGRITPKPIDVQVISHNMQRYAVWFGGSMLGSTPEFYQVCHTKQAYMEYGPSICRHNPVFGTMT, via the coding sequence ATGGGAGACCATTTGCCTGCTTGTGTCATCGATGTGGGTACCGGCTACACCAAGCTGGGGTTCGCCGGCAACAAGGAACCTCAGTTTATCATTCCGTCAGCCATAGCGATAAAGGAAACGGCGAAAGTCGGTGATCAGAGTACCAGGCGCATGACGAAAGCCGTCGAGGATTTGGATTTCTTCATCGGCGATGAAGCGTTCGACGCGACGGGGTACTCGGTGAAGTATCCCGTGCGCCACGGGCTTGTAGAGGACTGGGACCTCATGGAGCGTTACATAGAGCAATGCATCTTCAAGTATCTCCGCGCTGAGCCTGAAGATCATCATTTCTTGCTCACTGAGCCACCGCTTAACACGCCGGAGAATCGTGAATATCTGGCAGAGATTATGTTTGAGTCATTTAATGTACCAGGGTTGTATATCGCCGTGCAAGCCGTGTTAGCGCTCGCTGCGTCGTGGAAGTCGCGTACGTCAGCCGAACGCACTTTCACGGGTATTGTAGTCGACAGTGGCGATGGCGTCACCCATATAGTGCCTGTAGCTGAAGGATATGTCATTGGATCGTGTATCAAGCACATCCCCATAGCAGGAAGGAACATTACCTCATTCATACAGTCACTCCTGCGTGAGCGCGAGGTGGGTATCCCACCGGAACAGAGCTTAGAAACAGCAAAAGCTATTAAGGAGAGATACAGCTACATTTGCCCAGATATTGCTAAAGAGTTTGCCAAATATGACAGTGACCCAGCAAAGTGGATGAAGAAGTACACAGGCACTAATGCTATTACTAAGAATCCGTTTAGTGTAGATGTTGGTTATGAGAGATTTTTGGGGCCAGAGATTTTCTTCCACCCTGAGTTTTCTAATGCAGACTTCACTGTGCCGTTGAATGAGATGGTGGATGATGTGATTCAAAACTGCCCTATTGATGTGAGGAGAGGTCTGTATGGAAACATTGTGTTGTCGGGTGGCTCAACTATGTTCCGAGACTTTGGTAGGAGACTGCAGCGTGACATTAAACGCACAGTAGACGCAAGACTGAAACTGTCAACTATGCTCTCTGAGGGCCGGATCACGCCTAAGCCTATTGATGTGCAGGTGATCTCTCATAACATGCAGAGATATGCGGTCTGGTTCGGAGGAAGTATGCTGGGATCAACCCCCGAGTTCTACCAGGTGTGCCACACTAAGCAGGCTTATATGGAGTATGGCCCAAGCATCTGCAGGCACAACCCGGTCTTTGGAACCATGACATAA
- the LOC134655283 gene encoding uncharacterized protein LOC134655283, with protein MRGVSSGAAEIMLESLAPNTVKQYDTYLKRWYMFCGKNNIDYFKATIPEVLTFLTELCSEGAGYGSVNCCKSALVLLLGNKISSDDRVKRFMKGVFRLHPPQPKYNTTWDPQLVLNHLSKLSPNKNLSLENLSKKLVTLLAIVTAHRVQTLSLIKLSNIYHYSDKVLIKISDLIKTSRPGSHQPVLSLPFFKEKPDICPGQALLDYINMTKDIRGGCERLFIAFKKPHKEITSQTISRWIKTTLKDSGIDTSIFTSHSTRHASVSAANRLGVNIDVIRKTAGWSGTSKVFAKFYNRPIVPTNDFARSLVSH; from the coding sequence ATGAGAGGAGTGTCGTCTGGTGCGGCCGAAATTATGTTGGAATCCCTCGCGCCTAACACCGTCAAGCAGTATGACACGTACTTGAAACGCTGGTATATGTTTTGTGGGAAAAATAATATTGATTATTTTAAGGCAACTATTCCAGAAGTGCTTACCTTCTTAACAGAATTGTGTAGCGAGGGAGCTGGGTATGGAAGTGTAAATTGTTGTAAATCCGCTCTGGTGCTTTTATTGGGAAATAAGATCTCATCAGATGATAGGGTAAAACGCTTCATGAAGGGCGTTTTTCGGTTACACCCACCACAACCTAAATATAATACAACCTGGGACCCTCAATTAGTCTTAAATCATTTGTCAAAACTGTCacctaataaaaatctttcattggaaaatttaagtaaaaaattaGTAACTCTATTAGCTATCGTTACTGCACACCGAGTGCAAACCTTGTCCCTGATAAAATTATCGAACATTTACCATTATTCTGATAAAGTTCTTATAAAAATATCAGACTTGATCAAAACTTCCAGACCAGGTTCGCATCAACCTGTGTTATCTTTACCATTTTTCAAAGAAAAACCTGATATTTGCCCAGGTCAAGCATTGTTAGACTATATAAATATGACAAAGGACATTCGTGGTGGTTGTGAGCGATTATTtatcgccttcaaaaaaccgcaTAAAGAGATCACTTCCCAAACAATTAGCAGATGGATTAAGACTACACTAAAAGATAGTGGTATTGATACCTCCATTTTCACCTCCCACTCAACTCGCCATGCATCGGTGTCAGCCGCAAATCGCTTGGGAGTGAACATTGATGTAATCAGAAAAACAGCTGGTTGGAGTGGCACTTCCAAAGTTTTCGCAAAATTTTATAATAGGCCCATAGTGCCAACTAATGATTTTGCAAGATCCTTAGTATCTCATTAA